The Bacteroidota bacterium genome contains the following window.
ATCTTCAGAAAAATATCGTTTTTATTGTCCTCATTAACATTATACGACTTATCCATGTGCAGCATCTGCGAATATTCAAAAGTATCAGACCGTGTTTTATGCGCTAAAATTCCTATTGGGCTATCACTTTCTTTTGCCTCTAGTATGGTTGCACCAGCACCGTCAGCATATAACATACTATCTCTATCATGTGGATCGGAAACCCTGGATAGAATTTCAGAACCTATCACAAGAATTTTTTTTGCGTCACCGGATTTGATGAAATAATCAGCTTGAATTATACCTTGTAGCCAACCTGGGCAGCCAAAAGGCAAATCATAAGCAACACAATTGGGATTTTCAATAGCTAATTTATGCTTAACACGAGCTGCCAAACTAGGAACTATATCCGATTTTTTATTATCACTTTTAACATCACCAAAATTATGGGCAACAATGATATAATCTAACTCCTCTTTATTAATATTTGAAGAGCTAATAGCATCCAACGCAGCAAAATAAGCTATGTCGGATGTGACTAAATCGTCAGAAACATATCTTCTTTCAGCAATGGTTGTGATTTCCAGAAACTTATCAATAATCTCCTGATTTTTTTTCTCAATCTTTGTCCCATCAGTCTCATAAAACTCATTTCTCAGAAAATCTTCATTTTTTTTCACTACTGAGGGGATGTAGTTTCCTGTTCCTGTAATTACACTATATATATTATTACTCATATTTTCTATTACTTCTCTGATTTACCCTTCTTCCAATTTAAAACACCAACTGAGAGTACTAATTGGGCATTTAAAACAATCCGCAATTTAGTCAAAATATATAACAGCCTGTTAAATAATTACATAAAGATCAATATTCTCCTAGAAAAATTGCAGCCAATAATTCTAAGATCTGGGATGAAATTGAATGATAGTATCCTTTAAATAGCTGGAATCTAAATGTGTGTAAATTTCTGTAGTAGTAATGGACGAATGTCCAAGCATTTCTTGAACAGCTCGAAGATCTGCTCCCCGGTCAACCAATTCTGTTGCAAAAGAATGTCGGAGTGTATGTGGACTAATATTCTTTTTAATTCCTGCTTTTTCAGCTAAATCCTTGATGATATAAAAAATCATCACACGACTAAGTTGTCTTCCATTTCGATTCAAAAACACAAACTCTTCATGTCCTTTTTTAATATCCAAATGCAATCGGATTCCCGTTTCATAAAGTCGTATTTGTTCCTTGGCAATGCTTCCTATTGGCACAAGCCTTTCTTTATTTCCTTTGCCAATTACTTTGATGTAATCATGATCTAAAAATAAACCCGCTCTTTTGAGGTTTACCAATTCACTAACGCGTAAACCACAACTATAAAGCACCTCAACAATGCATCTGTTTCTTTGCCCTTCTCGACTTGAATGGTCGATAACCTCAATCATTTTATTGATTTCAGCATCACTCAAAACAACAGGTAACTTTCTCCCAATTTTGGGTAATTCTATTAAATCTACAGGATTTTCATCGATCACTTTTTCTTCCAACAGATAGGAGAAGAAATTCCGGATACCTGACATAATTCGCGCCTGTGTTCGTGCTGATAATCCAATTTCATTAATCCAAAGTATAAAGGACCGGAGTTTGTTTTTGTCCGTTTTTTCAATTTTGAAATCAGGGTATTGATCGTCCAGATAAACCAATAATTTCTTAAAATCCTCAAGATAGGCATCAACCGTATGTTGCGACAAGCCTTTCTCTAATTGCAAATAGGTTTTATAGCCATTGAAATAAGGGTTTATCATAAAAAGTGCTATGTAAACAAAAATGCCAGTTTAGTCTTCAACTTCGCCCAGACAAGCATCAGGTAAATAACTTTTCAATTACAAATTATCAATAAAATACTGAGCCATTTTCTTATCTAAATGACCACGATCAATTCCACGTACCGCATGTTTATGACCTGGGTACACATAATAATCAACTTGTACTCCTTTGTGATTTGCTTGCTCAATAAACTTCAGGGTATGCTGCCAAACTACAGTAACATCACTAGTACCATGAACCAATAATAGTTTTCCTTTCAAGTCTTCAATATAAGTAAGCACATTGGCTTTTTCATATCCTTTTGGATTTTCTTCGGGCGTGTCCATATAGCGTTCGCCATACATGATCTCATAATATTTCCAATCGATAACCGGTGCACCTGAAACGCCAACTTTGAATGTTTCTGGCTGACGACACATTAAACTGGCTGTCATAAATCCTCCATAGCTCCATCCATGAACACCAATTCGATCCATATCAACATAATTGAGCCCTCTTAAAAATTCAATTCCCTTCATTTGGTCATCAATTTCATGCTTACCCATGTTTCGGAAAATAACTTGTTCAAACTTCTGC
Protein-coding sequences here:
- a CDS encoding ketoacyl-ACP synthase III, whose amino-acid sequence is MSNNIYSVITGTGNYIPSVVKKNEDFLRNEFYETDGTKIEKKNQEIIDKFLEITTIAERRYVSDDLVTSDIAYFAALDAISSSNINKEELDYIIVAHNFGDVKSDNKKSDIVPSLAARVKHKLAIENPNCVAYDLPFGCPGWLQGIIQADYFIKSGDAKKILVIGSEILSRVSDPHDRDSMLYADGAGATILEAKESDSPIGILAHKTRSDTFEYSQMLHMDKSYNVNEDNKNDIFLKMNGRKLYQYALEKVPQAIKDVLEKSATHISKITKVLIHQANGKMDDAILKRLFRLYDMVDLPKNIMPMTIEWLGNSSVATVPTLLDLIMKGKMDLHSINKGDTLVFASVGAGMNINALVYQM
- a CDS encoding tyrosine recombinase XerD is translated as MINPYFNGYKTYLQLEKGLSQHTVDAYLEDFKKLLVYLDDQYPDFKIEKTDKNKLRSFILWINEIGLSARTQARIMSGIRNFFSYLLEEKVIDENPVDLIELPKIGRKLPVVLSDAEINKMIEVIDHSSREGQRNRCIVEVLYSCGLRVSELVNLKRAGLFLDHDYIKVIGKGNKERLVPIGSIAKEQIRLYETGIRLHLDIKKGHEEFVFLNRNGRQLSRVMIFYIIKDLAEKAGIKKNISPHTLRHSFATELVDRGADLRAVQEMLGHSSITTTEIYTHLDSSYLKDTIIQFHPRS